Proteins from one Paraburkholderia sp. BL10I2N1 genomic window:
- a CDS encoding mannose-1-phosphate guanylyltransferase/mannose-6-phosphate isomerase, with amino-acid sequence MNIIHSVDVDKDAGGEEDTIYLAGSEPTARRLSIAPVILAGGSGTRLWPLSREHYPKQLIDVIGVNSLLQETVGRMKGFPAHWEVRPMPIVVCGSEHRFVTAEQLRERDVPAHLVVEPARRDTAPALTLAAALAAANCDDAILVAMPADHAILDIVAFQQAIAIAAEHAQRGALVTLGVPPTRPDTGFGYIRLGGVLEGGVHRIERFVEKPALELANQYVASGAYWWNSGIFVVRASVWLGVVKRLQPAMSAACLAAFAEGKHDGSFFLPQAEAFAKAPSDSIDYAVMERIGTASPNGDAIEGVVVPLVAGWSDLGSWDAVWEALDKDEAGNVARGRVVFEGATSSYAHSEGRLVACVGTTNVVVVETADAVLVVDRSRVQDVKGLVGRIKAQHAPEADAHRKVHRPWGCYDSIDRGERFQVKRIVVDPGARLSLQLHHHRAEHWVVVRGTAVVVRGKERFLLSENESTFIPLGVRHRLENPGKVPLEIIEVQSGVYLGEDDIVRFDDTYGRCN; translated from the coding sequence ATGAACATAATTCATTCCGTCGACGTCGATAAGGACGCTGGAGGGGAAGAAGACACGATTTATCTGGCCGGCTCCGAGCCCACGGCACGTCGTTTGAGCATAGCCCCGGTCATACTCGCGGGCGGCTCGGGAACCCGCCTTTGGCCGCTATCGCGCGAACACTATCCCAAGCAACTGATCGATGTTATCGGCGTGAATTCGTTGCTGCAGGAGACGGTTGGGCGGATGAAAGGCTTTCCCGCGCATTGGGAGGTGCGGCCGATGCCGATCGTCGTTTGCGGCAGTGAGCATCGCTTCGTGACGGCCGAGCAGTTGCGTGAACGCGACGTCCCGGCGCACCTCGTGGTCGAGCCGGCAAGGCGCGACACGGCGCCCGCATTGACGCTCGCGGCGGCGCTGGCGGCAGCCAACTGCGACGACGCGATCCTCGTCGCGATGCCGGCCGACCACGCCATTCTCGACATCGTGGCGTTCCAGCAGGCCATCGCTATAGCGGCAGAGCACGCGCAGCGTGGCGCGCTCGTCACGCTCGGCGTACCGCCGACGCGGCCTGACACCGGCTTCGGCTACATACGGCTGGGCGGGGTGCTTGAAGGTGGTGTTCATCGTATCGAACGGTTTGTCGAAAAGCCCGCGCTCGAACTGGCAAACCAGTACGTTGCGTCGGGTGCGTACTGGTGGAACAGCGGCATTTTCGTGGTGCGCGCCAGCGTCTGGCTTGGGGTGGTCAAGCGCCTGCAACCGGCGATGTCCGCTGCATGTCTTGCGGCGTTTGCCGAAGGCAAGCATGACGGTTCGTTCTTTCTGCCGCAGGCGGAGGCTTTCGCGAAAGCGCCGTCGGACTCGATCGATTACGCGGTGATGGAACGCATAGGGACGGCGAGCCCGAACGGCGACGCGATCGAGGGCGTGGTTGTGCCGCTCGTCGCGGGCTGGTCCGATCTGGGGTCGTGGGATGCCGTCTGGGAGGCGCTGGACAAGGACGAAGCGGGCAACGTGGCTCGCGGCCGAGTGGTATTCGAGGGGGCGACATCGTCGTATGCCCATTCGGAAGGGAGGCTCGTCGCCTGTGTCGGAACCACCAATGTGGTCGTCGTCGAGACTGCGGATGCGGTGCTGGTCGTTGACCGCTCCCGTGTGCAGGACGTCAAGGGGCTCGTCGGGCGGATCAAGGCTCAGCACGCGCCGGAAGCCGACGCGCACCGGAAAGTGCATCGTCCGTGGGGCTGTTATGACTCGATCGACCGCGGTGAGCGCTTCCAGGTCAAGCGCATCGTCGTCGACCCGGGAGCGCGCCTGTCGTTGCAGTTACACCATCATCGCGCCGAGCACTGGGTCGTCGTGCGCGGCACGGCAGTCGTCGTGCGCGGCAAGGAGCGTTTCCTCCTGAGCGAAAACGAGTCGACCTTCATTCCGCTCGGGGTGCGTCACCGGCTGGAGAATCCGGGGAAGGTGCCGCTCGAAATCATCGAGGTCCAGTCCGGGGTCTATCTCGGCGAAGACGACATCGTGCGCTTCGACGACACCTACGGGCGCTGCAATTGA